In the genome of Thunnus albacares chromosome 16, fThuAlb1.1, whole genome shotgun sequence, the window CGTAGTGCCTCCCTCAGGCCAAATTATTAGTTATTTCACAACATCACTTATCACCTAACAAGCAGACTGACATGAAACATGTtgtggatattcatggtccccaaaAGATGAACTACATTTTGATGATTTCCAGTAGTGCCACCCTTACACCAACATCACCAACATTTTAACTTTCACAAAAAGATCTTGCAATAGGCTGCTGAGCAGTATCACCCAACCCCAGAGGATAAACCCTTCTGGATTTGTACTCGGAGCAGAATGGACGTCAACGAGGTGTCATTTGACCTGTTCTGTAGCGCCATCTTGACATCagatttgatatattcagtcTCCAGGGCAGCAAGACTGCAAGATATCAGCTTAACTGTCAGTATGTTCATCTTGTGGGATATAATGACAATTGATGAATTGCTCCCATAAAATAACGTTTTTATTATTACCAAGATAGTAGCTTCTTTGAGCCACTAATAGGGCTTAGACTTCCATGCCGCCTTCATATCATGTCGTTTACACTGTAATTACAAGCGACTGAAGGGAAAAATCATTCAGGTCAGCCTCCAAGTCATAATTCTGGTTGGAGATTTGATAATTCCTATCGCTAACAACGACACCTCCCACAGAGGAGTCAAAAAACTAGTTGACAGCCTAGTAAAATGTCTGTAAAGCCACTATTGCTGagttaaatcattttaaaaaatccaatattaacTCAAAATTCATTCAATTTAGCTAATTGATATGGAGCTATAACTTTTTCGTCTATCTGGTTGCTCTTGGAGACGGGTGTGATGGAATAGTAGTaagcagtagtagcagtaatCAAGCCCTGTTCATATACTCAGCCCTGCTACTTCCACTCTGTCAGCATTACTACGCTTCAAGCCACTTCACCTGCATTTAtccagttttttgttgttgttgtttcttctgttttctcgTACCTAACCCTGTTCCCTGACTCCTGCAgttctgtctgctctgtctccaCCCCCTCATCTcgtctcgtcagccctgcttCTTTGCCCTCGATCCCCTCTCTTCCCAGCCTCACCAGGACTGCATTCCCTTCTCCCGGCCTTCTCAATAAACACCTTGTTTCTATCGAATCTCTGTCTCTTCACAGCTGAGTGTCTGCACTTGAGTCCAATGTGAGGTTTATCCATTCTTTGCATGAATACAGCATCAGTCTTAATAATACTGTTGATACAAGTTTTATATTCTAACAGGAGCACTGATGATGATCATGTAATTAATTGGTATTCGTCAACGAAAGCACATATGTCACATTATGTGTCTCATATAAATAACGGAACAGTCAGCTAAAAAAGTAACTGAAAATCATATCATATCTATCAATCATCactgatagatagatagatagatagatagatagatagatagatagatagatagatagatagatagatagatagacagacagatggatgaaAGCTCAGGGAACACAGAGACATACAGCTGATTGATGGGTAACACTGAAGCTACAGGAGGAAGTAAAGATAGATGAGATGGACGACAGCACAAAGCTGAAACTAATCATCCGTCTGCAGGACTAAATGGTTTTTGGCCTCAGACCTGAATGTCGACTCGGACGGTCGGTGGAACAAGCCGATGCTTTTACAGCAACTAGGCAAACATTTCTCACTCAGATACACATTAAATGAGCAATTAAAAGTACTGTCATTGGCTTTCAGGGGGATTTTGtaaagttttgtgtgtgtgactctaCTAAATACCACCATAAATATCCCTTAATGTGACCAGTTTTGAGCTTtcttacaaaacaaataattacatCTCAACCAACTGTAATATTTCTATTATATTTTGCCTAAATCCAGATGTTCACTAATCTAGTATAGTTTACTTTTTCTGACCTTCAAGCCCCCCAAAATCCTCTTTATCTTTGGTATGATGtgataaaatgacacaaagtaCATTACAGTAGAGAGTTTGGTCAAATCCAGAATTTGTTGAATAATTAGATATAACACATTAAAGCTAGCATGGTGTGATTAAATACAACACAGTGTATAATGTTCAGAGGGAACACTAGAACAGTTCAGATTAGGAGTTTAGTTTTTAAGAGCAATTTTCAGGGATTCAGAAAAGGGCTTGAACAAGTCACAGAGCTTATAAGATGCTAAAATGTTATGACGACTGCCTGAAAAGCTGCATTGACATCATGGTTGTCAGTTGTTGTGTCTGTCAGTCTTCTATCAAATTTATACCTGCTgtggataaataaatattgcaGTTTTCATGGATTAAAAGGTGTCTGCTAATAGTTCAACCTGCCCTactttctcatttatttatcatgtaATTGACCACAAGACGTGATGTGACCCTCAGTCTGTGATTTTCTAAGGCAACAACCAACAATATGAACACTTCTGTATTTTTAGAGAGATTATTTCTGCTTTCCTTCCTTAAATGACAACTGTAGTCAGTGTGGTACAAAAGTAAGTATTTTGTGCACATATGTCAAGAAATAAATGGTGAAGAACTTGTGGAGTCCTGTTTGGCCTTTCAGTAACGGCAGTAAGATGACGGTGAACTGTGTCATGAGTGTTTGGTTCAGTCGGTGGACTATTTTGGTAAATTTAGCGTTGAAATCAAAACCAAGACATCAAAGTCATCCATGTGTCCCGCTGCGAGACTCAAACACTTacacattaaaatatgcaaCGCTGAGTAAATGTTGAGTTTAAGCAGCGTCGTCTTAACATGTGAGAAAAGTGTTTAAGCTGAACagtaaataataacaacaacagtctgGCAGTTTCTGAAATTTGAAGGAAATATTAAGAAGTCGGCAGTGTTTTTGAACGTTTTTGAAGCATCACTCGCTGCGAGCGTTTACAGTTATTATCTCCTGAAATAGTTGCATAAATTAACCTGGTTACATCATCTCATGTCATTATACATAATTTATCCATCTAGTAAGTATTAAGCAGTCAGTTAAATGAGTTATACTTCACTTCAAGTCCAACTATTTGGCATTTATAAGCAGAATagatggtttataacacactgtaatgtagttataagcagatataaggatatttttaagtatttattgaTGAAGAGTATCCGTCACCAATGATAACTTCTcttatgaagacatattttacattattacatcCAGGTTATGGGAGCCCACAGGAAGAGTTAAAGTTGTTGACTGCTTACAGCTGCATTACAGTATGTGATAAAAACCATTTAACGGTTTATATTGTGCTGATAGATGCTGTAAAGGGGGGACTTAAAGTGTTACAGTTAAATGATGCTGTGATGTCATCTTGTGCTGAGTGTTTTGGTGACAAAAGGCAACTTCCTGGTTCGTTGTGATGTCTTGTGAAGTTAAGTTTAGTGCTCAAACACCACTGACAGGCTAAGTTTGCTCCAGCGTTAACACTCTTCTATGAACACACGGATGATTTTGATGTCTATTTTCTTACGACTTAACGGTGAAGTTTGCCAACATAACGATCTACCAAAACACTTCCCTCTGTTCCAGGTCGCTGCTTTGGGAACACAGCTAGTAATGCTCcagaaacaatgaaaacatgtctGAGCCGCGTCATGTTGTGGTCGGTCCGGTATCGGTGTCAGTCACAGGGGTCCtggcagtgggagcagtggcTCATGTCTTCAGAGTAAAGCTCCACCTGGATGGTGATGCTGTAGAAACCGAACTTAGTGTGAAGCAGATCAGTGGCCTCCTGCAGCACAGACTGAGGGTCGGCACCTTCCTCTGGAGGAcgcaaaacaggaaacagaaagcaACGCATGTAAGATATTCTTATAGTACTTTGCTCTTTCTTCTCTATTCTTCTTGCTTTGCTTTTCATGCatgtaaaacattcaaagaACTTAGTGCAGATAGAAACAACATTTGAAATAAACgctcagatcagaaaacatgcAGAATGAAGATGAAACTATGTCTGATGAGCAAGTTCATTtcacccaaatgaacatttttgtgaTGCACTAACACTTAACCATTCGTCCTTCAGATTTCTATAGATTATagataaattaaagctgcaatatgTCTCATAATTATATATCATTCTTATATAAATCTATATGTTGCAGTGTCTTGAAACAAAGTCACTCCACTGGTGATGAGGTTTGTTACACTTGGTggtcaattaaattaaatatttgcattCATGTTACCTGTGAAAGTAacattttcactgcagaccagCATCAgctttaaccctcctgttgtaCCAGTATCCTGAcaaagaaattatgaattattttaactatagttgagatcaaaggaaaatatgttgatggattattGCAGACTGGTtcatgtaaaagtttagtcaggatactgttttaaaaccatttcattttttttgatgaaggcacataatgacacctgttgtcctcccgggtcaaaattgacccgaggacaacaggagggttaaagcTGAATGTGGCTGAAAGAAAACTTACGTAACGTACATGTCTATACAGGTTTTCAGTGTTCTACTGAATTCAGCTCAGTTTAACAtctttatttaaatatcttttcATTCATATCTTACAAATCGCCTAAACTGTGTTCACTGCTCATATTCatcaatatgaatataaattgcACAAATTCAAATTATTACAGTTGTAGTAGTATCTCTGGTTGCAGTAATCTCTCTCTGCTAGTTATTCTTGTTTACTGcaatttttctcttttccattACAGACCGTATTGTACTCTTGTCAGATTCTTTTCTATTCTGTCTCTTTTTGTATTCTACTCTGCTTTCTGCTGCATTTTATTTCTAACATTCTGCTGATTTACTGAGCTCTAACCTATTTTAACTCCTCTTCTATAGAGTTGACTATGAGCCAAACTCTGTCCTCTACCATCGTATAGTGTTTGTAGATCAGATGTTAGTTTACCGATGGCCAGGTGGACGGAGACCAACGACTGGCCCAGAGTCAGAGCCCAGAGGTGCAGACAGTGTATGGACTTCACAGCTTTCACAGACATCAGCACCTCCTTCACCGAGTTAAACTCTATTCCTTTTGGAgaccctgaaaaaaaaaaacaggccataaattaataaacaacaGGTCCTGCAGTATTTCTGTGAATTTGTGGCTCATTTTACAGGGTAAAAGTCGGCTTCAGACTGCAGAGAGTACATGTTAATGTGCACTTAAAGTTTACttacaatgattcaaacaacaacCTCATGATACTACAAAGTTAGCTGCACTATATTAAATTGTCTCCAGTACTTTGCAGTAACTGATCAATAAGTTTACATTCAGTTAGTCAAATACTGGCAATAATATGAGCAAAGTCACATTCTGTTTGTATATAAACTGTCTATACTGAAAATTATATGAAGTTAATGACAGAAACTGCAGCCTTGACTCTTCTCTACTCGTTCATGTTGTCcgaaaatgtttttaaaagatgcCTCAGGTGCTACTTCTGGTTGACTCATCTTCAGGAAGTTCACTGATGTGCAAAgaggattttaaaaatgttcccaaagatCTTGGGATTTTTGTGGTGAACTTCATAAAATCTTCCCCAGGATGTGAGTATCTGCTCTGGTTCATCTCATGTTTGTTCTGCATCAACTGACGTTGGAGCAGCGAATCGAGTCCTAACAATCACTTTAGGACAAAATCCTGCTGCTAGTTTCAATTCATGAACCcacagtatatttttttaatatgatttaGTCAAGAAAGTCATTTTTGCCTGTATTTCATTCAAATTAGGCTTTAAGTTTTCACATGAGAGCACAGAACATGAAGGCTTCTGGCATCATATGTTGACCTTGTCAGATCAGGTCAGGCCCTGAACAGCTCGGTCGTGGCTGCAGGCGAGAAAAACAACTGGTCAGAAATAtcatcttaaaggaatagttcaacattttgggaaattcacttatttgcttttatatttataagTGTTAGATGaaaatattagagctgcaacaattagtcaattaaagattaattggcaactattttgataatcaattcagCGTTTcgagtaattttttaagaaaactcTTCTGTTTATGTGTTGAACAAACTATTATATATCAGTGTTTTTGATGCGTTTGTTAGAGGGACAGTGTTGATATGACAGCAGATGACAGGAGACAGACGGTTTCAAACTGTTGACGTTACTGTTATTGATGCTGATTTTTAAAAGCTTAATTACTCTCCTTTAACTCAGAACATGGTAAACCTACCTGCTAGACATCAGGATGTTAGCATCATACTACACGTagcaagttttaaaaaatataacttactgaacaaatataaaaatggatGATCAGAAAGAAACATCGGCATAGAAGGATCTGGTACAGAATAtgtaagtttttgttttttatgtttctgttgtttgaggTCAAACAGGAAGTGTTGTTGTGAAAAGCTTCAGCACCTTTTTCACACTGTAGAAATCTTTaagttgtgttattgtgttgttttcaactGTGATATTTGAGTATCTGCCTTTTTTATACGTTTATGCACAGTATGTatgaatttatatatatatatatatatatatatatatatatatatatatatatatatatatatatatatgacctaattatttctgttctgttctgttattggaataaaatacatttcattcattgtGAGTATGCTACAGTGGTGTTAACATTTAGCTCAGTACAGCAGACGTGTTTGTCATAACTTAGTGTCCTTGTCAGTATTACCAGAACCACATGActacaacatttttcaccattcccCTCTAAAAATGGACTTTTTTAAGCAGAGGAAGCCGATGAAGATGAATACCTTCCATGAGTATCCTGAAGACATCTCTGaggatggtgatggtggtgcaGAGGACGAAGACAGAGAACAGGAAGGTACAGATGGGATCTGCGACTTTGTACTCaggctgaaagagagaaaaaaaaaaggttttggaGACTTTTTGAGTTTGAGTAAAAAGACATCAGATGGTGTTTTTACCACAGTCATGTGACCAGAAGATGCTCAGGGCAGAAACAGGGGAACATCTTGAACGATGATGGGAGAATTTGACTTTTTCCTTTCCaataaacaagctttttttgccacttttgtacactttaaaatatacttttaaattACACTTGTGACTGACATAATGCCCAATGAAGTGACTGTTTTTGGTATGAAGTATTATAAGATATATTATAgtgaatatttaataaatataccAAAAGCCCTTGAACATAATTTAGACCATAAACAAGTCAAaactctattattattattattattattattattattattattattattgttataagaTAGAAGAGTTGTAGTTGACTGaatcatatttgatttttattaaagGGCCAATATCAACTGACGTTTCAGTCTCACCCTAACATGAATGTGATCTATATCTGACCCGAAAGTAGATGATGGTCGCCGCCACCATGACGCCGACACTCTGCAGCAGGTCGCCGACCACGTGGATGAACGCTGCGCGGACGCTGGTGTTGCCGTGGCCACTGAGGAGCGTGTGAGAGTGACCGTGAGAGACGGGACTCTGACCGTCCTCGTCGATCTGGTGGTAGCCGCTGCCGTGAGCGTGGAAGGTGGTGGAGTGATGGAGGATGTAGGCcatgctgcagagagaaaaaaggggtgTTTTATTGACtgccttgctcaaaggcacACAGGAAACGACTGCGTTCATGTTAAAGTCTgcatctgcataaaaatgcaTGTTTGCATTCCAGAAATACAATATGCAGTATTTCTCCTTTAAGGGGTGAATACGGAAGCCAAGAAGAGCCCTGGTGCaatagttttaattatttattatctcAAGTTAATTATCTCACTATCTCAGGGTCATTAACTTGTTTTCTTGAGATAAATCTTGTAACCTTGAGGCAACaaccttttctgttttgtgaaaaggaaatctttatctttctcaagaaacaaaaacaattggGATAATTAATCCgttatcatgaaaaaaaaaccctgtaatcctgataaaaatacattatttcaaGATAAccttaaaaaaattatttaaaatgtcttgCAACCACTGCATGGCTTTCATAGgtgacaaaataagaaaaaatataaaatagtttgacattgaAGAAGTAGAATAGTAGAAAGTAGAAagtacaaatacgttattcggcaaaggCACAAAAAGTGgagtttttacaaatatttgtttcatacaaatattttaaaaattatttgttttcaggcaaaaaaaaccaacaaaaaaacatgtcaaataccagcgcgcaggtcggttacatcactatcttagtctctctcctctgctccgctgtgacgtctatcagcaggtctcagtgaggggagtcacatccacctgctacatgacgcacatttcctaatttggacatcactcccggagttgggagtgttccccagagataaagctgaactactgacacacgcttcatgaacatttatcataacactttaattttctaaaattaaaagcctaataaaaacaaaaacaggatttttaagcctctttccacctttatttgaatacaaatacgaatgattttgctgcctcaacaaatacagatacaaatacaaatactgggccatctgcacatccctagtagaaAGTATGACAGTGAAGGAAAAACTAAATCATAACGTCACCCAGAAACCAAAAATCCAAGAAGTAATTTAGTCTTAtaattgcattttaaatgtaatcataaaataattaatatggTTGTTTTAATTACAATCAATACATAATTTCCGATTTTTaacaagttattttttattgatttcacaaTTCAGAAATAATCACCTGAgataattactttttaaaacagGACCACCATAAgattaaatgtactgtattacCACTCTGAGAGGTACTCACATGATATTGACAATGACGGCACAACCAGAGGTGACTAACATCACATGACCATCAATCTCATAGTCGTTGCGCACAATCCTCTCGATGGCTAAATAGACCAGAGCCCCCGTAACAATCCAGATGGACATGACTGAGACTAATGCTCCCAGAATCTCTGTGGAGACAAGAGAAGAAGCCAAAGCATAAAtcttcatcacttcatcataGTTATAGAGTTCATCACACACAGTACAAGACAGCACATCTCTGTTTGAAGTTCTATAATCAACCACGTGCCTCAGAGACAACAGAGCTTCAACATCAAATACTATTCAGACAGAAGTCAAGACAATAAATTAACCACATAGACTCATTCACTGCCCCCATTCAAGTAAATGAGAGGCTGCGTCAGGACGCCCCCTTATGGTCACAGTTGAAAgcaacttaaaggaccagtctgtaggatttagtggcatctagtggtgaggttgcagattgcaaccatctgaatacccctccccttccaagcgtgtaggagaacctacggtggccgtgaAAGTCATGAAAAACGTGAAAGTCTCTCTCTAGAATCAGTGtctggtttgtctgttctgggctactgtagaaacatggcgggctctgtggaagaggacctgctccctatgtagatatgaaggctcattctaaggtaatgaaaacacaatgattcttaatttcaggtgattatgcactaatttaaacatacttatgaatattatattccatttctgccgagTTACACTAGATGCtgctaaattctacatactgcacctttaatatgaATTACTCATCACTCTACATATACCGTAgtaatacagtatgttcactTTTTATAGGTTTAAAGAAAAGGTCTTTCTATACTGAAATTGTGGCATCGTCaaaattcatacatttttgcaaaatcTATCCGCAGACAGTTGTTTGATACATGGAGGACTTCAACATTCTTCAGCATTAGTTACaaatactgtttgttttaataaGTGAAACATGTCAAAGTTAAATTGAGAGGAAATTATCTTATGTCACAAATCACagcttgtattttttttttttttttacaaattttgtGAAATGAGCAGCTAGCTAACTCACAAATCCACTCAATAACACTGAAACCAGGTTTAAGGTTCTCCACACAGTAGAGCTGTTAGCTCCACACTGCGCCAACTGAGGAAAACGATGCTAACAGCCACAGACGTAGATGTGTCGATGCTGCCACTTTCAGGCaaagaaagtaagaaagtaaGCTAGCTGCTGCAGTTTGAACATGGCTGCCACTtactgaaaaaggaaaaaacgaCACTTATAAAACTCATCGCCTGCATTTGGCACAATCAAAACTACCTTTGAATGGCACAGGTTGGACTGAAACTTCagcatgcaaactccacacagaaaagAACAGGTTTGCACCAGTCTTCTCCTATTCAGTGACTcttaatttatatataaatgaataaatatactAAATTGTTCATccaaacatcca includes:
- the slc30a2 gene encoding zinc transporter 2, whose product is MDTNAANSEKSHLIHETNAKMYSLKLQSAFPDSKEQYPDFPFKNGDVSGAIELKRPVGVHCHRTKALACEDSVDRLLAQKKLYIASAVCLVFMIGEVIGGYLAHSLAIMTDAAHLLTDFGSMMVSLFSLWISSRPPTKTMNFGWHRSEILGALVSVMSIWIVTGALVYLAIERIVRNDYEIDGHVMLVTSGCAVIVNIIMAYILHHSTTFHAHGSGYHQIDEDGQSPVSHGHSHTLLSGHGNTSVRAAFIHVVGDLLQSVGVMVAATIIYFRPEYKVADPICTFLFSVFVLCTTITILRDVFRILMEGSPKGIEFNSVKEVLMSVKAVKSIHCLHLWALTLGQSLVSVHLAIEEGADPQSVLQEATDLLHTKFGFYSITIQVELYSEDMSHCSHCQDPCD